The Nicotiana tomentosiformis chromosome 2, ASM39032v3, whole genome shotgun sequence genome includes the window gccatcgaagacatcaccatcgtggatagcgtgaaagctgtacaaaggttaacgggacggattgcagccttaggccgattcatttcaagatcatcagatcgaagtcacaaatttttctctctactaaaaaagaagaacgatttcacttggaccccggaatgccaacaagaatTAAAGTAACTAAAACAATATctgtcgagcccaccactacttcacactccaaaaactgacgaaaaactttgcttgtacttggcagtatcggaaatcgcagtAAGCCGtatcctagttcgggaagagcaaggtacgcaatttcccatttattatataagtcgaatcttaggagaagcagaaactagatatccgcacctagaaaagttggcacttgcactaataagtgcctctagaaagttacgaccgtactttcaatgtcaccccatatgcgtattaacgacttacccacttcgtaatattttgcacaagcccgaactatcaggccgattggccaaatgggccgtcgaactcagtgggtacgatatcgaatatcaaccccgtacgaccatcaagtctcaaattttagcagacttcgtggccgatttcatgccaaccctcgtaccagaagtcgaaaaagaactcctgctgaaatcaggtacatcatcgagGGTATAGACCCTTTTtatggacggggcttcgaacgcgaaggggtccgaactaggcatagttttaaagccacccacgggtaacactattaggcaatctattaaaactaccaggttgactaacaacaaggccgagtatgagaccatgattgcaggtctcgagctagctaaaaactgggagcagaagtcattgaagccaaatgtgactctttgttggtggtaagtcaagtaaacaaaactttcgaagttcgataagatagaatgcaaaggtatttagacaaactacatgtcactttgcaccatttcaaacaatggactttacagcatgttccacgagagcaaaacagtgaggctgatgcacttgtgaatttgggatcatcggtcgaggaaggtgacttgagctcggggactgtcgttcaactctcgagattcgtgatcgaagaaggacacgccgagataaattcttagcttaacctgggattggagaaataagtatattgaatacttaaagaacggaaagctcccatcggaccctaaagattcaagggccctatggactaaagctgctcgattcatgttggcttcagatggaacgctataccgaaggacattcgatggaccactgGCAAtatgcttgggtccaggagataccgattacatcctacgtgaggtgcacgagggcacttgtgggaatcactccggtgccaatccattagtccgaaaaataatcagggcagggtataattggatcgatatgggtaaagatgcgaaggaatttgttcgaaaatgtgacaaatgtcaaaggtttgcatcaatgatccatcaacccggagagcaacttcactcagtcctatccccatagccgttcatgaaatggggaatggatatcatcgaccttctgccatcgaccccaggtaaagctaaatttattttatttatgactgactatttatctaaatgggttgaagcgcaggcgttcgagaaagtaagagagagaagttatagactttgtctgggatcatatcgtatgtcgattcgggatacccgccgaaatagtatgtgacaatgggaaacaatttattggcagcaaagtgacgaaattcttcgaagatcacaaaataagaaggatattatcaacaccgtatcaccccagtgggaatggacaggccgaatcaacgaacaaaactatcattcaaaacctaaagaaaaggctGAACGAcactaaaggaaagtggagagaaatcctacccgaagtcctttgggtatatcgaacgacgtcaaaatccagtacgggggcaaccccgttctccttagtatatgggtccgaggCATTGATACCAGTTGAAGTCGGCAAACCCAGTACCAGATTTTGATACAcgacagaagaatcaaataacgaggccataaacattagcctcgaattatcagacaaaaaatgagaagctgctctcgtccaattggccgcccaaaagcaacgaatcgaaagatactataatcgatgAACCAAGCTCCGCTATtttaagcccggggacttagtgctaaggaaagtcaccctcaatacttgaaatccgaacgaaggaaaattgggaccgaaatgggaaggaccatatcaggttctcgagaacgtcggaaatggatcatacaagctcgacattataaacggcaaacaattatcaagcaattggaatgtgtcacatctaaaatgatactactgctaaggtacaaccctcccatatttatttacatttcaaaactgacccctgcagaagtccgattaggagctaagatggatccttcaatacgaagccttaagatctgaaagcacgcgttgcactctttttcccttagaccggttttatcccaaatgggtttttcggaaaggtttttaatgaggcaaccaatgatcgtactgcacttacaacagtattcgaggcctctttacaatcgacctcgaatactggggggtattagccctcaaatatatcaagttctgatgcaagaaagttatttcgcaacaacagGTTTCCAATAGGAAaggttgtaagagccaaatggtcaaaacaaaccatgctcatgtagttggcccgaacccagacgcgaaacatgaacacatgtatagtgacttgcaaagaaagttctttTTACcaacatcttatatccaagaaaaattcctctatttggagatttattatgcaaacagaattaagataaactcgaccactaagcctacgggctacttttatttcgagttcaagcaagtactcactcgaccattacacctacgggctacattaattcgatttcgaatcattcactcgactactaagcctacgagctacttttatttctagttcgagcaaacactcactcgaccattatgcctacgggctacattacttcgagttcgtatcattcactcgactactaagcctacgggctacttttatttcgagttcgagcaagcactcactcgaccattacacctacgggctacattactttgagtttgaatcattcactcgactactaagcctacgggctacttttatttcgagttcaaacaAATAACTCACTTGATCATtacgcctaagggctacattacttcgagttcgaattattcactcgactactaagcctatgggctacgtttattttgagttcgagcaagaactcactcgaccattacgcctacgggctacattacttcgagttcgaatcattcacttgactactacgcctacgggctacttttatttcgagttcgagcaagcactcactcgaccattacacctatgggctacattacttcgagttcgaatcattcacttgactactaagcctacaagctacttttatttcgagttcgagcaagcactcactcgaccattacgcctacgggctatattacttcgagttcgaatcattcactcgactactaagcctacgggctactttcatttcgagttcgaacaaacaactcactcgaccattacgcctacgagctacattacttcgagttcgaatcattcactcgactactaagcctacaagctacttctattttgagttcaagtaagcactcactcgaccattacgcctacaggctatattTCTTCAAGCTCGAATCATTGACttaactaataagcctaagggctacatcacttcaagtttgaaGAAGCGCtcgctcgattatagaggctacggagtccaaatttgattaagttgtttaaatccttgtgaaaacattcataaggcgtgaataaaTGCTTCACAAAACAAAAGCAAGTCAGCAAAattgtctatatacaaaattgtctacatgattgattacaacgtaaaaattaagggctaagcttcctggtcatcctcaggagcggcctcttctctatcgggctccccccgttctcggatccgctcttactcccatcatcataATCATTGTCATCGAAAACCAGGGCTTcaacatcggcttcgagttctttggccctttttatctcttcagcgagattgaaaccacgagcatggatctcctcaagggtttccctccgagataggcacttagcaagttcagcaacccaatgtgctcgagtatcggcggtctcggctgcctctctttctTGGACctaggcagcttcagcatcggcccgataaacggccacgagtgcatccgcatcggcctttgccttttcggcatcagattcggccttggcaagtacagaggccaaccgagcctcgagctcctctattcttcttgcttgaaccaggcctttttccttcattctctaaagttgggtttcggccgatgataactgggctcgagcagtttctttctctgcagcaaagcggtccataccttctttccactgcaaAGACTCCACTTTTATCACGttgacctcctcacgaagcttcccgatcatctcatttttttgctgcaactgtgagaccgaaaaattagccatcgttccagtatcaagcccataggcttttaaaagtatcattacctgctcagacaaattggtctgatctcgataagccttggccaactcagctcgaaggtcttttatttccttttctctctgccctaagagaagtgttagggagttcctctcattagtaacccgttgaaggtcggcctcgtatTGACGCAACTCAttttgggaccgagaacatgcttctcgatgaactgccactgcctacaaagaaacaagaaacaAAGTTAACAAAAAGTAAACATAATggtagtaccgacaaaataattttaagtcttacctgattcaaagcctgccgcaccccgtgaaaaagatccgattcatcaccagtaccggcaacatcctcgataccggtaaacaggtcatgaaaaggatcctctccatcgtgaggcctgtctagatcgagggcccccagagcttgggcttcccgaatcacccctgcgaaAAAAACGGGAAAGGTGGGCGAATCTTCGATTgttgctgccccaaatgaatcacttggagcattctcttcaGTTCGAAGGGATTCAAGGGCcctttcagacatatcccccatccgttggCTCCGATGAGATGCGTTTCGATCTTCGATAATTCAGGGATTccacccgaatctttctccggtatatcctcagttcgaggagGAGCCTCATAAAGcttcatcgatccagctgccgatggggcatcggtggttctcttcattcgggccgccagcgcggacccatcgatttcttcttcttcttcatcttcataccTTAGACGCAAAACTGATTCCACGACCAAATGAATGGCATTCTTGTTcagcttacgagccgtcctcttcttcggttttggatcttcgagaacggaggctcttttccttttatttcccttcaccggctttgggacagaggccaaagtttcttcctcgttggacaagggcctcaaaaccgcatctttgcccaaacctacatatggaaaattttattaaaatatttgaaaaccacctcgttcgaattatcaaagagtacgagaaaggggcttaccataatttttggcctcccaccgaccctttgataaatcacgccatgagcgctcagtGTATGTGGAGGTCGAATCAAGAGCtcgtacccaattcttgagatcgggaacttcTCCGgacatccagggaaccgctacatcacaaaaagaAGAGTGTCGAtgaaaaaagaaatgaaagaacaaaatagaagtaacagcaggatcacacttacgtttcatattccactccttgggaaagggcatcttttcggtcggaatcaggtccgaagtcctcactcaaacgaacctgcccatccagccccgaTCCCTATCCTCatcaatgctcgagaacagagccttggtagcccgacgctgaagttttattaaccctcctcgaaaaagtcgaggacggtacaatcagataagatggtcgagggtgaacgacatcccctcgattttgctcataaAGTATCGGATcaagataacgatccgccaaaaagaaggatggacctggcctagagttatttggtattgacggcatcgaggggacctaacgtgaaagggtaagtatacacattcaaaaaccctttcacgtaagaagtgatatcttcgtcagaagtaggaattattatttcttttttatcccaATTACAATCTTTCTTTAGTTGCttgaggtgcttctcggttatcgaacatatgtacctcgatactggctcacatcgaccAGGGACTgacgagcctttatcgaccttaaaatcagaagtaagaacacatGCCCCGGGAATGCACTCCTCAAGCCGTGGTTCTGCCGGTAtctcatcggcggcacactgtgaagaacaagccttctctttctgaggaatggtttgtgatgttttcgccattttcgaattcaaaggtgaggaatagaagaaagtgacaaagatttggtagaattgaagaggggcttttgcaaagagaaatcacagatttacgGGTAAGTCAGAGAATACAAAACgggacttgggaaatttggaagattgaagatgtaaaagtggtaaatgataaaaggaagggttatttataggttatttatagcggtggccgaccaccatctgacatgcattaaatgccttgaaagactaaatcgacggaACAACTATCAtatgcgtcatgatcgagcccgatggaaacgtcaggttataatccgatcgagccgttaaaagatcatatcgtttctcaccacattctttctaagaaacgaggggactatctgtatacggtcgaaatagatttcggccttcgcacGTCTGATCAAGTTCGAATGATAATCGAtcgaagtgagacttcgagatgggttccgaagatagAATAAACAAGCCTCGAACCCGAGGGGCTgatcaatgtcgagttcgatattattatcgagctcgaatccaaatcgaactatgatgcagagtaaagctatcaagcttatgatccagagaccaaccaacattgacctcgaatcaattcaagggtccgagtcaTAATCGAGCTTAAGCCAAAGATCGTGAGCTCGAGCTAGAATCGGGCTCAAGCCGAGATCAAGAGCCCGAGTCAGATCGGactcacagacaaaagccgttgcaattcCACTAgatgagagaatcttggcaggaattattgaaaaactaatttatcatggatctcccactgagtattttttaattatatttaaagtaaggtccctctactataaagaggaGTTTTTATCATTTCTGGAAGGGCAGTTTTTGGAGCTCACATTGTAATTGAAGCACCATATTCTCTTATATTCgagagttattcttttaagccTCATAaactgattcatcttgcttagtcccaAAAAATTGCTTTCGTTACAACTTTGTTTATTTTGTCTTCTTTGCGGTCCATATATGATATTTCcttttatccttacaatttgtattgagctatatcacatatccttagaactacgaataaatttaactctatccgtttttcgggtaaacaatctCTTCAATGGAATGAGCACAAAGTTCTAATACCACTCATTGAAGATCTACCAAAGGATAGGGCATGTATACAGTAGCTTCTCATACAAAAAAGAACACAGAGTTAGTGATAAAAAGGACCACCATGCTCTCCTCCATAAGGACTTGAGCATGATGGTAATTTGTTACCCCTCCCTTGTATTCCATTCTCCATCTAGTGATCACCTCCATGCAAATTAGCTCCTGGCAACCTTTATCCGTAGATATGGGCATTGTAGTTTATCACTATTCATAATCCTTCTACCTCGTGCCTCCAATTGATCAAAACTGTGCGCTTTAATATAGCTATTATCAAGGGCATAATTAGCTAAGTAATCAGCCAGCTTATTGCCCTCTCTCATAATATGTGAGACCCTAACATCACACCTCTCCATTATGCCTTTAATCTCCTCAACATATGCAACCACTGCCCAAGGTGCAATCCATGTGCCCTCTACTACATTCTTCAATAGCATGGAATCAGTTTGCACCAAGATATGTATGTACCAAGCTGCACACAATATCTCAATGCCTTCAGTATAGTAACTGCTTCAATGTTAGTAACCTCCTGTATTTCCTTACCTAGTGCAAACCTGACATCTCCTTCTTCATCCCTTAATACAAACCCAATCGAGTTGCTGCTTGGTTTGCCCCTTGATGCCCCATCAGTGTTAATATTTATCCAGCCTTGAGTAGGAAGATCCCATAACACCAATGTCACTTTCAACCGTAAAGTATAAACCTCTAGAATATGCAATAAATCTGGCAACTTGTGTGGAACATTTTGTAGGCTTGGCTTCCTTACTTTGACCAGTGCTTGGAATGTAGATGATACTTGATAGATCACTATGCTGATTGAGACAACTTCCCCATGCTTATATCtatttcttctcttccaaagcTCCCATAAAATGATGGAAGGAAGTACCTGGTAAATAGGTTTTAGCCTAGGAACAAACTGGACAGTCTAACATTTAACTACTGCGTGCTGCAAAGATAAGCCATCCATTGATATGTCTgcatttgaaaagaaaatagtaCCATACTGTATGAGCTGTATAGGATCTGTAGAATACATGAGCCAATATTTCTTCATCCGGATTAAGGCAACACCAACATCTAGAAGACATAAAATATCCCATTCTCCTAAATGTATCATCAAGAGGTAGCTTGCCTTTCCAGATCTTCCACATAAAGAAAGCTATCTTAAAAGGCAAACCCTTCGCCCACATATTTTTATATGCAATGCTAGAGTCTCTTCTTCTCCTAAAAATTCCCAGGAATATTTGATAGTGAAATTACCCCTGGCCTCCAACATCCAAAAAGGTCTATCAAGATCATCATGTAGTACTGGAGGCTTGACATTCTCAATAACATGTAGTGCCAAATCATGAGGAAGAATGTCCATCAACCTATTCTCATCCAAGACTCCCTCCTGTACCACCTCATAAACATTATGAACAGATTCATCACAATAAACATCATGTGGAGTAATGAAATACAAGGCCCCTAAACCCGTCCAATTGTCAAACCAAAATAAGGAAGATCCCATTCTTGGTTGCCATATTATTTGATTCTCAATGTCATCTCTATATTCCAACATCATCTTCCATACATGAGATCCGTCTCTACATGGTACCACCATAGCATTtaattttttgcaatatttttgacTAATGAAATAACTCCATAAGGTATGTTTAGTTCTAAAGTTCCATCAAAGTTTACAAAACAACGCTTTGGAGACATCATGAAGTGATCTAAACCCTACCCCTCCTTCTTCACACGATAGGCATAATGTATCCCAAGAAGCCCAATGCCTTCTCTTTTCTCCAACTGAATTACTCCAGAAAAATTGCGCAAACATTTTGTGCAGCTTGTTAATAACAAAAGAGGGAGGATTCACAGCTGACAATAAATGTATTGGCATACTTTGAAGAACATGTGATATCAAAACTGTTCGACCACCAATAGAGTGTAATTTACCTTTCCACAATTGAAGTTTTTCAAGCACCTTATTGATGAGACCATGATAATATTCCATTCTCCTCCTTGCATTAAAAATGGGGCAACCTAGATAGGTGAAAGGAAATTCCTGCCTGCCTATTCCAGTAATCCTTTGAACCTTGTTCACCACTTCAATACTTGTAGAatgatgcatctatactgctaaTTTGACCTTATTAATTAACTGTCCAGAAGCCACTTCATAAGCACTCAAAACCTCCATGATCAATTGTAGTAAAGTTGCATCTGATGAAGAAAATATTATGGTATCATCAACATAAGCAAGATGATTGATCTTTGGACTCCATTTTGGAAAACCAAATCCACAAAAGTATAGATTTAAATGTAAAGCATTCAATTCCCTTGACATAGCCTCTGCAGCTAGAATGAGCAATGTAGGTGACAAAGGATCGCCTTACTTGACTCCTCTAGTGGATTTAAAAAATCCATAAGGCTGGCCATTGATCAACATAGAATACTAATTGTTTGAAACTATACCATACACTATCCCAATAAATCTCTCACAGAAACCCATCTTCCTCAACAATAATAGGTCCAGCCTTTGTTTTTAGCCTAATGTCAGTAATTATTTCTTGTGTCAATAACATATTTTCAATAATACTCCTACCTTTGACAAATCCAGCTTGTTCATCTGAGATAAGTGTAGGCAGTAAGTTGACTAACCTTTCATGAATAACTCTTGAGAACACCTTATTGATGAAATTGCTAAGACTTACATGCCCTTGATAGGGagctgtggaggtcgagtattagggttgtaggttaggaggtagttgagtctttcCCTAGTTCGTACATTTGTGAAGCTAGCTCGGTAGGGTTTTTATCTGAGacagctagtggcaatgttgtgtcttactactctttCATTTTTCATAAAGCCGACTCTATTTAATGGTTACCGCTTTTGCTCTGCACTTATTTTCTGGCTTATAGGATgttgttaattttttttatggTATCTGTTGGTGGtactgatattgtctcttttctttctttttcttttttttcgtcttcttgagccgagggtctttcgaaaatagcctctctactcctcggggtaggggtaaggtctgcgtacatattaccctccccagaccccaatagtgagattttactgggtcgttgttgttgttgttgttgttgctaagaCTTACATGCCTCATATATGAGAATGTGATCACTTCTTTTTTCTTAGGAAAAAGTACTAAGTTTGTGTGAGTCACAAACTTAGATAACTCCTGTCCATTGAAAAAATCCATCAACATAGAAAGAATATCATCTCTTATGATTTCccaacaacaataaaagaacttACTAGTGAAGCCATCAGGTCCTCTAGCACTATCCCCATTTTGACCAAAAATAACATGCTTGACTTCTTTTGTAGGTTGTCTAACAAGGTCTTGATTGTTCTCCATAGTAACCATGTTAGGGACATGGTCAATAATCCTAAAATCATTAGGGACAATATCTTTATGAAATTGAGCTTGAAAGAACTTTACTTCCTCTTCTGCCATTGGGTCATTGCCCTCAATCCAGTTGCCTTCAGTATTTTTAATCCTCTTTAATTGTAATCTTCTTCGCCTCCCATTTACCTGAGCATGAAAGAGTCTGGTATTTCGATCCCCATCCTTAAACCATGCCATTCCTGATTTCTGCTTCCAGAATTCTTCCTCAAGTGTCAAGTACCCGATGAGATCTGCCTGTACTTTTTGGAGCCTTTCTCTATTGAGCTGAGTAGGATTGAGTTCATACTGAGCTTCATGCACCAATACCACCTCTTCTAAACTAGCAATCTTCTGAAAAATATtcctgtttaccctcaaaattggataataattaaacttataatgtggatttaaggatacgtgatttcacttaatactaattgaaaaatatgaaaattaatgATAGAATTGTACAATAAAGTAAATCAAACCAGTATTTGAGTAGAACTCAACCCTTGCATTAGAGTATtatcgaactggttgatgcaaggacaataaaaatacaataagctgaagaacaagagtgtgagcgagaaagaaaattatattgcaTATTGCTTTTGTATCAGTTGTCCCCACAAAATGGTTAGAActaccctttatatagtagatgaattctatatatggtacaattctaattagAGAAGGAAATTCCATGATTAGCTAAACAACCGTTCTTGAttcgatccgttccgagatttccgCTATGATCTTCGACCAGTCGCGGATATCTGGCTTTTCCgttattatgctatcttcgatATTGCTCTATGCATGTCTTGTTTGGTCTCGATTGCTGTCGGCCTCGATCTTAGCGGGTGTCTCGAATCCCGAGCTCGGTACCTTATCTTCGTGCCTTGACCCGATCCACTTCGGGGTTGACCTTCGTTGCAACTTCTTGGTCTCGGTCAGCATAGAAAAATTGGGTGGGCctgattttaaccgtatacagatagtcccctcattttttggagtatAACAACAAGGAACGAACTGAGTTTTCGATTCTCTAGTTTGACCTATTATGACATCATCATTATCATGACGTCATCCTCGCAAATGAAGGAAAACGTCCCGTCAGTACGGTTCCTCAAGTCATTAATGAGCGTCAGTTGGTGATCAACCACTATTGCTTTTGAACCGCCGCTGTAAATCCCATAAATAGGCCCTCTCTTCATTGATTCAAATTTTACTTTCACTTTCTTCTCCAAAGTCTTTACCTCTTTCAAGTTTTTCCATTTTACGAAATCCTCAGGTTTTGTTGTTAACcccttctcaaaacaccaaatcctacTGCTTCCTTCTTTCTTCAAACCCATACgaaaaatggcaaaaatatcaaaaacaataccacaaaaagaagctgcttcatcttctcaaccggccgGTGGGAAAATGTAAATGGAACCCCGTATTGAGGAGTGTATTCCCGGGGGGTGCGCGTTAAACTCCGATTTCAAAACCGATAAGGCTTCGTCGGTTCCCGGTCTATGCGAGCCTGTGTCAAGATATTTATGCTCGATAACAGAGAAATACCTCgagcaggtaaagaaag containing:
- the LOC108946203 gene encoding uncharacterized protein; translated protein: MGLKKEGSSRIWCFEKGLTTKPEDFVKWKNLKEVKTLEKKVKVKFESMKRGPIYGIYSGGSKAIVVDHQLTLINDLRNRTDGTNIFQKIASLEEVVLVHEAQYELNPTQLNRERLQKVQADLIGYLTLEEEFWKQKSGMAWFKDGDRNTRLFHAQVNGRRRRLQLKRIKNTEGNWIEGNDPMAEEEVKFFQAQFHKDIVPNDFRIIDHVPNMVTMENNQDLVRQPTKEVKHVIFGQNGDSARGPDGFTRVI